In a genomic window of Erigeron canadensis isolate Cc75 chromosome 5, C_canadensis_v1, whole genome shotgun sequence:
- the LOC122599234 gene encoding palmitoyl-acyl carrier protein thioesterase, chloroplastic — MVATAATASLFPITSPQPESGANNSGKHGCGMGSVDVRGIKKKSGSSGLQVKTNAQAPTKVNGTRMGVMDGLKTDDNSSSAAPRTFINQLPDWSMLLAAITTIFLAAEKQWMMLDWKTKRPDMLVDLDPFGLGRIVEDGFVFRQNFSIRSYEIGADRTASVETLMNHLQETALNHVKKAGILGDGFGSTPEMCKKNLFWVVTKMQVLVDRYPTWGDVVQVDTWVAASGKNGMRRDWLIRDCKTGEILTRASSNWVMMNKVTRRLSKIPDEVRAEIEQYFVDTPPVVDEDNRKLPKLDENNADHVRSGLTPKWSDLDVNQHVNNVKYVGWILESAPMPVMENYELSSITLEYRRECMKDSVLQSLTSLLGKCHGEMADLNHVDCQHLLRLEGGGEIVKGRTKWRPKYANSIRSINHLSTESG, encoded by the exons ATGGTTGCTACGGCTGCCACTGCATCATTGTTTCCGATTACATCCCCACAACCAGAATCTGGGGCCAATAATTCTGGCAAGCATGGATGCGGGATGGGTAGTGTAGATGTGCGTGGAATCAAGAAAAAGTCTGGATCTTCTGGTTTGCAAGTTAAGACCAATGCACAGGCACCGACTAAGGTAAACGGTACTAGAATGGGTGTTATGGATGGCCTCAAGACTGATGATAATTCATCATCAGCTGCCCCAAGAACATTTATCAACCAGTTGCCTGATTGGAGCATGCTCCTTGCTGCTATTACTACTATTTTCTTGGCTGCGGAGAAGCAATGGATGATGCTAGATTGGAAAACGAAGCGTCCAGACATGCTTGTGGATCTGGATCCTTTTGGTTTAGGAAGAATCGTTGAGGATGGGTTTGTATTTCGTCAAAACTTTTCTATACGATCGTATGAAATAGGGGCTGATCGAACTGCTTCGGTTGAGACCTTAATGAATCATTTGCAG GAAACGGCCCTTAATCATGTAAAAAAAGCTGGAATCCTGGGCGATGGCTTTGGTTCAACGCCTGAGATGTGCAAGAAAAATCTTTTTTGGGTTGTCACAAAGATGCAAGTGCTAGTAGACCGTTATCCGACCTG GGGTGATGTGGTTCAAGTAGATACTTGGGTGGCTGCTTCTGGGAAAAATGGTATGCGTCGTGATTGGCTGATACGTGATTGCAAGACAGGGGAGATACTAACAAGAGCTTCAAG TAACTGGGTTATGATGAATAAAGTTACAAGGAGGTTATCAAAGATTCCTGATGAAGTCCGAGCTGAAATTGAGCAATATTTTGTAGACACACCTCCTGTTGTTGATGAAGACAACAGAAAATTACCAAAACTTGATGAGAACAATGCGGACCATGTCCGTAGTGGTTTAACT CCAAAGTGGAGCGATCTTGATGTCAACCAGCATGTCAACAATGTAAAGTATGTTGGCTGGATCCTTGAG AGTGCTCCAATGCCTGTCATGGAGAACTATGAGCTTTCAAGCATCACACTCGAGTATCGTCGAGAGTGTATGAAGGACAGTGTGCTGCAGTCACTCACTTCTCTACTCGGCAAATGTCATGGAGAAATGGCTGATCTCAACCATGTTGATTGTCAGCATCTGCTTCGGCTAGAAGGTGGCGGGGAGATTGTGAAGGGCAGAACCAAATGGAGGCCCAAATATGCAAACAGTATCAGGAGCATCAATCACCTCTCAACTGAAAGTGGCTAA
- the LOC122602032 gene encoding phospholipase SGR2-like isoform X1, with protein MPESSGKYDAAATSAMLRNTPSNIRRLIGEIQQFEGRQKYLAQTRSPSDGGDVRWYFSKTPMMQNELAAALPLTEVVGKGDYFRFGMRDSLAIEASFLQREEELLSNWWREYGECSVGPKGSVSSPLKSDPWSSPPELPGTKSSKVHVDEEERVGVPVKGGLYEVDLLKRQSFPVYWNGDNRRVLRGHWFARKGSLDWLPLREDIAEQLEFAYHSRIWHRRTFQPSGLFAARVDMQGSSPGLHALFTGEDDTWDAWLNVPSHGFAGIVNIGGTAIKVRRGYAPSQSPKPTQDELRQQKEEERDDYCSLVPVRHLVFMVHGIGQRLQKANLVDDVGTFRQLTESLADLHLTSYQRGTQRVLFIPCQWRRDLKLSGESAVEKCTLPGVRGLRVTLSATVHDVLYYMSPIYCQDIIDSVSNQLNRLYMKFLKRNPGYDGKVSLYGHSLGSVLSFDILCHQETLSSPFPLEWMYKDQNHEISPEFDSSLDSLEKELTTNKPSMDMVASSTKDITNACSEAILPEMQAKEPGSPLSVSDQNLLLDYEKQDSPRSEVGVQSGDDCNERKSQKNFALDEITGTNSDVLTGNSNQIDEEINKTDENIVIKSLKEEIDSLNARIKDLESHRARVENKQEPSIERNESVSKSSPPPENGNLKSYTPYIKYTKLMFKVDTFFAAGSPLGVFLALRNIRIGIGKGKDYWNDENIIEEMPCCRQMFNIFHPYDPVAYRVEPLVCKEYIDKRPVIIPYHRGGKRLHIGYQEFVERVAARSQVVVEQMSLAKVKVLTVCQSRDSDDHEEASEEPEEIERSYGAIMLERLTGSKDGRIDHVLQNKTFAHQYVSAVGAHTKYWRDPDTALFILKHLYKDIPKDPKTPNEENTTNQENDDWEELFDDEELPLTFASEEFLAGFSIRAKKLMNQ; from the exons ATGCCAGAAAGCAGTGGGAAGTATGATGCGGCTGCAACTTCTGCTATGTTGCGAAATACGCCTTCGAATATAAGGAGATTGATTGGTGAGATACAGCAGTTTGAAGGGAGGCAAAAGTATCTTGCACAGACTAGAAGCCCATCTGATGGGGGTGATGTTAGATGGTACTTCTCTAAAACCCCTATGATGCAAAATG AGTTAGCTGCTGCTCTCCCGCTCACAGAAGTAGTAGGGAAAGGTGATTATTTTCGATTTGGTATGAGGGATTCTCTTGCTATAGAGGCTTCATTTTTGCAG CGAGAAGAGGAGTTGCTCTCCAACTGGTGGAGAGAGTATGGTGAATGTAGCGTTGGTCCAAAAGGGTCAGTTTCTTCACCTCTTAAGTCAGATCCATGGTCATCACCTCCTGAATTACCTGGCACTAAGTCAAGCAAAGTACATGTAGATGAGGAAGAGAGGGTTGGTGTCCCAGTGAAAGGAGGCTTGTATGAG GTAGACTTATTAAAAAGACAGAGTTTTCCTGTTTATTGGAATGGTGACAATCGGCGGGTCCTTAGGGGCCATTGGTTTGCTCGTAAAGGGAGTCTTGATTGGCTTCCACTCCGCGAGGATATCGCTGAACAGCTGGAGTTTGCTTATCACAGTCGG ataTGGCACCGTAGAACATTTCAACCATCTGGATTATTTGCAGCCCGGGTTGATATGCAAGGGTCTAGCCCT gGGTTACATGCTCTATTTACGGGAGAGGATGATACTTGGGATGCTTGGCTAAATGTTCCTTCGCATGGATTTGCTGGCATAGTTAATATTGGAGGGACTGCCATCAAAGTAAGGCGTGGGTATGCTCCATCTCAGTCACCAAAGCCAACCCAG GATGAGTTACGTCagcaaaaagaagaagaaagggacGATTACTGCTCACTG GTCCCAGTTCGGCATCTAGTATTCATGGTTCATGGTATCGGTCAAAGGTTGCAGAAAGCAAATTTAGTTGATGACGTTGGCACTTTCCGGCAACTTACAGAAAGCCTTGCCGATCTGCACCTAACATCTTATCAACGTGGAACCCAAAGAGTTCTTTTCATTCCATGCCAG TGGAGGAGAGACTTAAAGCTCAGTGGTGAATCTGCTGTAGAAAAATGCACATTACCTGGTGTGCGTGGGTTGCGAGTAACATTGAGTGCAACTGTTCATGATGTGCTATACTACATGAGCCCAATCTACTGCCAGGATATCATTGACTCG GTATCTAATCAATTGAACAGGTTGTATATGAAGTTTCTAAAGAGAAATCCTGGTTATGATGGAAAG GTTTCCTTATATGGCCATTCCTTAGGAAGTGTCCTCTCCTTTGACATACTGTGTCACCAAGAGACTTTATCTTCCCCATTCCCATTGGAATGGATGTACAAGGACCAAAACCACGAAATTTCTCCTGAGTTTGATTCGTCCTTAGACTCATTGGAAAAAGAATTAACAACAAATAAACCGAGTATGGACATGGTAGCTTCTTCTACAAAGGACATCACAAATGCTTGCTCAGAAGCTATACTCCCTGAAATGCAAGCCAAAGAGCCTGGCTCTCCATTATCGGTCTCAGATCAAAATTTATTGTTGGACTATGAGAAACAAGATAGTCCGCGGTCAGAAGTTGGAGTACAGTCTGGTGATGATTGTAATGAAAGGAAATCTCAGAAGAATTTTGCTTTAGATGAAATCACTGGAACCAATAGTGATGTATTAACAGGGAACTCAAATCAAATTGATGAGGAAATCAACAAGACCGATGAAAACATAGTTATCAAATCACTCAAGGAAGAG ATTGATTCTTTGAATGCTAGGATTAAAGACTTAGAATCACATAGAGCTCGAG TAGAAAATAAGCAGGAACCTTCAATTGAAAGGAATGAAAGTGTCAGCAAGAGTTCTCCACCTCCTGAAAATGGCAATCTGAAGAGTTACACTCCCTATATAAAGTACACCAAGTTGATGTTTAAG GTTGATACATTCTTTGCTGCTGGGTCTCCTCTTGGTGTATTTCTTGCCCTACGCAACATCCGTATTGGAATTG GCAAAGGAAAAGATTATTGGAATGATGAAAATATAATTGAAGAGATGCCATGTTGTCGGCAgatgtttaatatttttcatCCTTACGATCCAGTGGCATACAG AGTAGAGCCACTTGTTTGTAAGGAATACATCGATAAACGTCCGGTCATTATTCCTTATCACAGAGGTGGAAAGAGGCTGCATATTGGATACCAG GAATTTGTAGAAAGAGTTGCAGCACGCTCTCAGGTGGTGGTTGAGCAAATGAGCTTGGCAAAG GTTAAAGTACTAACAGTATGTCAATCGAGAGATAGTGATGATCATGAAG AAGCTTCAGAAGAGCCTGAAGAAATTGAGAGATCGTATGGTGCGATAATGTTGGAGAGGTTAACAGGCAGTAAAGATGGTCGAATCGATCATGTGCTGCAA AATAAGACATTTGCGCATCAATACGTATCAGCCGTTGGAGCACATAC AAAATACTGGAGAGACCCTGATACTGCACTATTCATATTGAAGCACTTGTATAAGGATATACCAAAGGACCCCAAAACTCCAAATGAAGAGAACACTACAAATCAAGAAAATGATGATTGGGAAGAGTTGTTTGATGACGAAGAGCTTCCTTTAACTTTTGCTAGTGAGGAATTCTTGGCAGGGTTTTCAATTCGAGCCAAAAAGCTCATGAACCAGTGA
- the LOC122600289 gene encoding protein PGR, protein MENEMLQQVIIAVTISSLIAFNSYRKHSLDLSGAFAGLFVMSLHLSVNYRFGAMLLAFFFTSSKLTKMGEDRKRSIDADFKAGGQRNWIQVLSNSGIASVLVIAFWKLKASQDFCLNSKESYIITALVGGVIGHYSCSNGDTWSSELGVLSDEQPRLITTFKPVRRGTNGGVTIAGLQAAAAAGTVIGLAFVLPGLFTKSCTNDAFLKQLLVIPVSAAAGLAGSLIDSILGATVQYSGFCSVRNKVVSKPGPTVKRISGLSILDNNGVNVVSILLTSMLTSLSCLYIF, encoded by the exons atggagAATGAGATGTTGCAGCAAGTGATAATCGCAGTTACAATTTCATCACTCATCGCTTTTAATTCTTATAGAAAACACTCTCTTGATCTTTCCGGTGCTTTCGCCGGTCTTTTCGTCATGTCTCTTCATCTTTCCGTCAATTACAG gTTCGGAGCGATGTTATTAGCTTTCTTCTTTACATCATCAAAGCTGACTAAAATGGGTGAAGATAGAAAGAGAAGTATTGATGCTGACTTTAAAGCCGGCGGTCAACGAAATTG GATACAGGTATTATCGAACAGCGGAATTGCTAGTGTCTTAGTTATAGCATTTTGGAAGTTGAAAGCATCACAAGATTTTTGTTTGAACTCAAAAGAATCATATATCATTACAGCTCTTGTTGGTGGTGTGATTGGTCATTACTCGTGCTCTAATGGAGACACTTGGTCCTCTGAGCTTGGGGTACTCAGTGATGAACAGCCACGGTTGATTACTACCTTTAAG CCTGTTCGTAGGGGTACAAATGGTGGTGTAACTATAGCTGGTCTTCAAGCAGCTGCTGCAGCCGGAACCGTGATTGGACTCGCATTTGTTTTACCTGGACTATTTACAAAGAGTTGCACCAACGATGCCTTCTTGAAGCAGCTGCTTGTCATACCTGTTTCTGCGGCAGCAGGACTTGCAGGAAGTCTAATTGACTCCATTTTAGGAGCTACAGTGCAATATAGTGGATTTTGTAGTGTGCGTAACAAG GTTGTATCGAAACCAGGACCAACTGTGAAGAGGATCTCTGGTCTCAGCATCCTTGACAACAATGGTGTGAACGTTGTGTCGATATTGTTAACTTCAATGTTGACCTCCTTAAGCTGCTTATACATATTTTGA
- the LOC122602032 gene encoding phospholipase SGR2-like isoform X2: protein MPESSGKYDAAATSAMLRNTPSNIRRLIGEIQQFEGRQKYLAQTRSPSDGGDVRWYFSKTPMMQNELAAALPLTEVVGKGDYFRFGMRDSLAIEASFLQREEELLSNWWREYGECSVGPKGSVSSPLKSDPWSSPPELPGTKSSKVHVDEEERVGVPVKGGLYEVDLLKRQSFPVYWNGDNRRVLRGHWFARKGSLDWLPLREDIAEQLEFAYHSRIWHRRTFQPSGLFAARVDMQGSSPGLHALFTGEDDTWDAWLNVPSHGFAGIVNIGGTAIKVRRGYAPSQSPKPTQDELRQQKEEERDDYCSLVPVRHLVFMVHGIGQRLQKANLVDDVGTFRQLTESLADLHLTSYQRGTQRVLFIPCQWRRDLKLSGESAVEKCTLPGVRGLRVTLSATVHDVLYYMSPIYCQDIIDSVSNQLNRLYMKFLKRNPGYDGKVSLYGHSLGSVLSFDILCHQETLSSPFPLEWMYKDQNHEISPEFDSSLDSLEKELTTNKPSMDMVASSTKDITNACSEAILPEMQAKEPGSPLSVSDQNLLLDYEKQDSPRSEVGVQSGDDCNERKSQKNFALDEITGTNSDVLTGNSNQIDEEINKTDENIVIKSLKEEIDSLNARIKDLESHRARENKQEPSIERNESVSKSSPPPENGNLKSYTPYIKYTKLMFKVDTFFAAGSPLGVFLALRNIRIGIGKGKDYWNDENIIEEMPCCRQMFNIFHPYDPVAYRVEPLVCKEYIDKRPVIIPYHRGGKRLHIGYQEFVERVAARSQVVVEQMSLAKVKVLTVCQSRDSDDHEEASEEPEEIERSYGAIMLERLTGSKDGRIDHVLQNKTFAHQYVSAVGAHTKYWRDPDTALFILKHLYKDIPKDPKTPNEENTTNQENDDWEELFDDEELPLTFASEEFLAGFSIRAKKLMNQ, encoded by the exons ATGCCAGAAAGCAGTGGGAAGTATGATGCGGCTGCAACTTCTGCTATGTTGCGAAATACGCCTTCGAATATAAGGAGATTGATTGGTGAGATACAGCAGTTTGAAGGGAGGCAAAAGTATCTTGCACAGACTAGAAGCCCATCTGATGGGGGTGATGTTAGATGGTACTTCTCTAAAACCCCTATGATGCAAAATG AGTTAGCTGCTGCTCTCCCGCTCACAGAAGTAGTAGGGAAAGGTGATTATTTTCGATTTGGTATGAGGGATTCTCTTGCTATAGAGGCTTCATTTTTGCAG CGAGAAGAGGAGTTGCTCTCCAACTGGTGGAGAGAGTATGGTGAATGTAGCGTTGGTCCAAAAGGGTCAGTTTCTTCACCTCTTAAGTCAGATCCATGGTCATCACCTCCTGAATTACCTGGCACTAAGTCAAGCAAAGTACATGTAGATGAGGAAGAGAGGGTTGGTGTCCCAGTGAAAGGAGGCTTGTATGAG GTAGACTTATTAAAAAGACAGAGTTTTCCTGTTTATTGGAATGGTGACAATCGGCGGGTCCTTAGGGGCCATTGGTTTGCTCGTAAAGGGAGTCTTGATTGGCTTCCACTCCGCGAGGATATCGCTGAACAGCTGGAGTTTGCTTATCACAGTCGG ataTGGCACCGTAGAACATTTCAACCATCTGGATTATTTGCAGCCCGGGTTGATATGCAAGGGTCTAGCCCT gGGTTACATGCTCTATTTACGGGAGAGGATGATACTTGGGATGCTTGGCTAAATGTTCCTTCGCATGGATTTGCTGGCATAGTTAATATTGGAGGGACTGCCATCAAAGTAAGGCGTGGGTATGCTCCATCTCAGTCACCAAAGCCAACCCAG GATGAGTTACGTCagcaaaaagaagaagaaagggacGATTACTGCTCACTG GTCCCAGTTCGGCATCTAGTATTCATGGTTCATGGTATCGGTCAAAGGTTGCAGAAAGCAAATTTAGTTGATGACGTTGGCACTTTCCGGCAACTTACAGAAAGCCTTGCCGATCTGCACCTAACATCTTATCAACGTGGAACCCAAAGAGTTCTTTTCATTCCATGCCAG TGGAGGAGAGACTTAAAGCTCAGTGGTGAATCTGCTGTAGAAAAATGCACATTACCTGGTGTGCGTGGGTTGCGAGTAACATTGAGTGCAACTGTTCATGATGTGCTATACTACATGAGCCCAATCTACTGCCAGGATATCATTGACTCG GTATCTAATCAATTGAACAGGTTGTATATGAAGTTTCTAAAGAGAAATCCTGGTTATGATGGAAAG GTTTCCTTATATGGCCATTCCTTAGGAAGTGTCCTCTCCTTTGACATACTGTGTCACCAAGAGACTTTATCTTCCCCATTCCCATTGGAATGGATGTACAAGGACCAAAACCACGAAATTTCTCCTGAGTTTGATTCGTCCTTAGACTCATTGGAAAAAGAATTAACAACAAATAAACCGAGTATGGACATGGTAGCTTCTTCTACAAAGGACATCACAAATGCTTGCTCAGAAGCTATACTCCCTGAAATGCAAGCCAAAGAGCCTGGCTCTCCATTATCGGTCTCAGATCAAAATTTATTGTTGGACTATGAGAAACAAGATAGTCCGCGGTCAGAAGTTGGAGTACAGTCTGGTGATGATTGTAATGAAAGGAAATCTCAGAAGAATTTTGCTTTAGATGAAATCACTGGAACCAATAGTGATGTATTAACAGGGAACTCAAATCAAATTGATGAGGAAATCAACAAGACCGATGAAAACATAGTTATCAAATCACTCAAGGAAGAG ATTGATTCTTTGAATGCTAGGATTAAAGACTTAGAATCACATAGAGCTCGAG AAAATAAGCAGGAACCTTCAATTGAAAGGAATGAAAGTGTCAGCAAGAGTTCTCCACCTCCTGAAAATGGCAATCTGAAGAGTTACACTCCCTATATAAAGTACACCAAGTTGATGTTTAAG GTTGATACATTCTTTGCTGCTGGGTCTCCTCTTGGTGTATTTCTTGCCCTACGCAACATCCGTATTGGAATTG GCAAAGGAAAAGATTATTGGAATGATGAAAATATAATTGAAGAGATGCCATGTTGTCGGCAgatgtttaatatttttcatCCTTACGATCCAGTGGCATACAG AGTAGAGCCACTTGTTTGTAAGGAATACATCGATAAACGTCCGGTCATTATTCCTTATCACAGAGGTGGAAAGAGGCTGCATATTGGATACCAG GAATTTGTAGAAAGAGTTGCAGCACGCTCTCAGGTGGTGGTTGAGCAAATGAGCTTGGCAAAG GTTAAAGTACTAACAGTATGTCAATCGAGAGATAGTGATGATCATGAAG AAGCTTCAGAAGAGCCTGAAGAAATTGAGAGATCGTATGGTGCGATAATGTTGGAGAGGTTAACAGGCAGTAAAGATGGTCGAATCGATCATGTGCTGCAA AATAAGACATTTGCGCATCAATACGTATCAGCCGTTGGAGCACATAC AAAATACTGGAGAGACCCTGATACTGCACTATTCATATTGAAGCACTTGTATAAGGATATACCAAAGGACCCCAAAACTCCAAATGAAGAGAACACTACAAATCAAGAAAATGATGATTGGGAAGAGTTGTTTGATGACGAAGAGCTTCCTTTAACTTTTGCTAGTGAGGAATTCTTGGCAGGGTTTTCAATTCGAGCCAAAAAGCTCATGAACCAGTGA